The sequence CGTGGCGGTGGTCGTCGCCGACCCGCCGGTGAGCCGCAAGTTGTTCATCGAAACTCTTGACCTCCCGCTGGAGGGGGAAGGCAACGGCTACTACTCCAGCGGGAACGTCGCCGGCAGCAAGCACTTCGGCCTGTGGCCGCTCTCCGAGGCAGCCGAGGCATGCTTCGGCACGGCCCAGTGGCCCACCGACCGGGTGGTCCCGCAGGCATCGATCGAGTTCGAGGTGGCGAACGCGGAAGCGGTCACAGCCGCCGGTGCCGAGCTTCAGCGCGCGGGCTTCGAGCTGGTGCACCAGGCCCGCACCGAGCCGTGGGGCCAGACGGTGGCCAGACTTCTCACGGCGGACGGCCTGATCGTCGGGATCTCCTATGCCCCCTCCTTGCACGAATCGCAGGGCGACCAGCACCCCGGGTGAGCCCCTCGCGCCGGTCTGCTGACCAAAGCGTTTTGACGATCAGTTTTTCGGCCCGTGCAGAGTGTGTGGCGAGGCGTACAAGCCCGGTGAGAGACTGCGTTGGCGGTCCGCCGAGCTGGGCGGGGTACCTGGGGGCAAGATGAAGGACTGGATACCCTTTTTCCAGAGTTTGATCTGGCCGATCGTGGTGCTGGCCCTCGCGTTCAAGTTCCGCGCCGGGTTGGGCAGACTCATCGAGGCGATCAACAGCCGGGTCGAGGGCGGCGACTCCTTCGAGGCCGGGGCATCGGGGATAAAGCTCGGACCCTCGTCCCCGCAGACGCCGGTCGGTGTCGAGCCCCAGCCGGGCGCGCAGCCCGTTCCTCAAGTGCCGCCGCCGCTTGCCGAACCGGCCGAGGCCCCGCCCGATGCCGCTCCCAGCGTTCACCTGGTTCACAGCGCGCAGCGCGACAGCGCAGTCGACCGCAACGGCTACCTGTACTTCCGGCTCCGCATTGCCCTTGAGGGCGACACGGATTCCGATCTCGACCGTGTCGACAAGGTCGTCTACCACCTGCACCCGACGTTCCGGGACCCCGACCGCGTCGTCACAAATCGCTCGACCGGCTTCGAGCTCACCACGGCGGCCTGGGGGACGTTCAACCTGACGGCCGACGTCTATGTGAAGGGCAGCAGCGAGCCCACCCGACTGGAGCGGTATCTGAATTTCTGACCGCGACCCGTTTCCTCGGGACGCGAACCCGAGGTCCGGGGCCGTGTTCTCGTCGGGACGGAAAGCCGGTCGCACGGAACGCCGCAGAACCAAATTGCGTCGACAGGCAGGCGCGCGATCGCGAGAATCCGGGCCATGTCTCTCCTCGAACGAGCCGGCGCGGAACTCACGATCTGTTACCCGGGTCCGGCGGCGAACCGGTGAGCGGCGCCGTGCTCCCCGTGCTGTGGCTCTGCGGCCCGCCGGGAGTCGGGAAGACCACGGTCGCCTGGGCGTTGTACTCCGATCTCGCACAGGCCGGGATCGAGACCGCATTCGTCGACATCGACCAGTTGGGCATCTGCTACCCCGAGCCCGCGGCGGATCCGGGTCGGCATCGTATGAAGGCACGCAATCTCGATGCGGTGGTGGCCGGTTTCCGGGCGGCCGGCACACGGTGTCTCATCGTCTCCGGCGTCGTCGATTCCGGACAGGGAGTGCTCATCGACCAGATGCCGCAAGCCGCGGTGACGGTGTGCCGACTGCGCGCTGACCGGGATGTGCTGCGGCAGCGGTTCACCGACCGCGGAGGGCCTGCCGAGCTCATCGACGAGGTGTTGCGTGAAGCCGACTCCTTGGATGCCGGCACCTTCGCACATGCCTGCGTCGACACCAGCGATCTGACGGTGAACGAAGTGGCACGGCGCGTCAGGGAACGAACCTGCGGGTGGCCCACCCTTGCTCCGGGCGGGTCGGTCGACACACTCGCGTCGACCGCGGTCGCAGCGGACCGCGCCCCGGACCTGAGCCGCACCTCGGCACGGGTGTCGCCGGGCGTCGAGGGACCTGTTCTGTGGCTGTGCGGCGCTACCGGTGTCGGCAAGTCGACGGTCGGCTTCGAGGTCTACCGCAGGGTGCTGCGCGCCGGAATCACCGCGGCATATCTCGACCTCGACCAGCTCGGTTTCTGCCGCCCCGTTCCGGGCGGTGATCCCGGCAATCACCGTGCCAAGGCCCGCAACCTTTCTGCTGTGTGGCGGAGTTACCGTGCTGCCGGAGCCCAGTGCTTGATCACGACCGGCCCGGTGGAAGACCGGTCCGAGGTCACGGCGTACGCCGATGCGCTGCCTGCGGCGGAGCTCACGCTGTGCCGACTGCACGCCGGACGGGAGCAGCTGACACAGCGCGTCATGCTCCGTGGCAGGGGCGGCAGTTGGGCGCAGCCGGGCGACCCGCTGCGAGGGCAGTCCACCCCGCAACTTCTCCGTATCGCCGACCATGCGGTGGCATCGGCCGCCGCCCTGGAAGATGCCGGCATCGGTGAGGTGCGCATCGACACCGATGGGCACACCGTCGAGCAGGTAGCCGACGCGGTCCTCGCCGATGTCGCCCTGCCGGGGCTGAGCACCTCGTGAATTCTTCCCGCAGCCGTCAGGAGGGCGGGGTTTTCGGGCAGTTGACGGGGAGGACGGGACGACGGTGGTCGCCGCCGGCCCGTCGTTGACCGCAGGTGCACGGCCGGGGGGGGAGCCGGGCCGGTCGCCGCGCGCGCCGGTCCTGCTCCCCCGGCCGCGGCGCGGTGCCGCTCCCCCGGCCGCGCGCCGGTCACCGTCCGAGTGACGAACGGCACGGAGAGGTAGGGGAGTTCATTCCCCAGGGGCCAGGGCCCGGGCGAGCACCCGAGCCGCGTCCGCGATCAGTGCGTTGTCCACGGTCGCGTCCCGGGCGGGCTTGGACGACAGCACGACCAGGACGATCGGCGTCTTCTCGGTCGTCCAGGCGACGCCGATGTCGTTGGCACTGGCGTAGTCGCCGGTGCCCGTCTTGTCCGCGACGATCCAGTCACCCGGCAGCCCGGCACGGAACCGTTCGCCGCTGGTGGTGTTGCCCTTCAGCCAGGTGACGAGGTGCCTGCGGCCCGCCTCGTCCAGCGCCCGGCCCAGCGTCACCCGTTCCAGGCTCCGGCCGATGGCCTGGGGCGTGGTCGTGTCACGGGGGTCGCCGGGGACGGCGGCGTTCAGGTCGGTCTCCCAGCGGTCGAGTCGGCTCACCGGATCGCCGATCGACCGGAAGAAGTCGGTGAGGCCGCCGGGGCCGCCGGTCTGCCGCAGCAGGAGGTTTCCCGCGGCGTTGTCGCTGTAGCGGATCGCGGCCGCGCACAGGGCGCCCACCGTCATGCCGGTGTCCACGTGCTGTTCGGTGATCGGCGAGTTGGGCAGAATGTCCCGAGCCGGGTAGTGGATCACCTTGTCCAGCGGCGCACAGCGGCCGTGTTCACGCAGGACGGCAGCAGCGGCGAACGTCTTGAACGTCGAGCACATCGCGAACCGCTCCCCCGCCCGGTGGGCCACGACCCGGCCGTTGCGGACGTTGCGGGCGAACACGCCGAGGCGCGCGCCGTACTGCCTCTCCAGGTCCCGCAGGGTAGCCTCGGTACCGCGCGGTCCGGGGGCGGCAGAGGCGTGGGGAGGCACGACGGCCGGCAGGATCGCGGCCGTCGACAGGGCAAGGCCGGCCTTGAACACGCCGCGCCGCGGCAGGGGTGTGGGGGTTGCACTGGTCATGGGCACAGGTCTCCCGGGTGGTTCGTCGTCAACAACTGGCGTATCCGTCGCGGGCCCTCGACGAGGGACAGCGAAACAGCCGGAGGCCACCCATGTCCAAGAGTGAACATTGAGCGCGTCATAACTTATTGATATGAAAGCTGAATGGACCTCCTAGCGCACCTCGAGGCGTACGTCGCAGCCGTCGACGAGGCGAGCTTCTCGCGTGCCGCCGACCGCCTCGGCATCGCCCAACCGCTGCTGAGCCGACGCATCAAGACCCTTGAGGAGCATTACGGCGGGCTGCTGTTCGACCGCTCGCGGCGCCAGGTCACGACCACCGACTTCGGCGTCCTTCTGCTGCCGTACGCCCAAGACGTCCTGGACCGCGCGGAGCGGCTGTGGCAGATCGCCGAATCGGCCCGCTGCTCGGCGGTACGTACCGTGGCGGTGCCCGCGGCCTGCCATCCCGCCGCGCTGGCCCGGATCATCCGCGCCGGCACCGAGCACGGCATTCCGCTCGGCGTACGTGAACTGCCGCCGGGCGAGCGGGAGTCCGGTCTGGCCGACGGTTCCCTGGCCTATGCGTTGCTGCGCGTCGCCCCTGAGGACGCCGCGCTGCGCGTACCCCTCGGCCTGGCCACCGCGACACCCTCCGGCACGCTCGACGATGCGCCTCCGGCACCGGCCGGGGCCCGGCACCCGCGCCCCCGCGCGGTCCATCTGGAGGACCTACGACCCCGACGCGACCGCGGCGCACCGAGCGCGCTGCCGATCCTCACCACGGCGGAGGATTGCGTCCCCCACGGCCAGGACCGGCTGAGCCGGGCGGCCGCCCGCTCCGGGCTGCCGGTAGGGCGCATCCGCCCGGCCGGAGCGATCGCCGGGGCGCTTGCGGAGATGCTCGCCGGCCGGGTGGCGCTGCTGTGTTCCGAGCCCTTCGCGCGGCGGCACGGGGCGAGTTGGGCCCCGCTCGCCGACACCTCGCTCCACCGGGGGTACGACCCCGGCACGACCCGCCGCCAGCCGAACGTGGCGCGCATGCCGGACTGGCTGGTCGCCCTGTTGGCATCCGCGGTCGGCGCCACGCCGACCGCGGCGCCGGTCACCGCAGCGTCCCGGGCCGCGGACCACGACGCCCCGTCCCGTCTGGCGGCCCGCGGATGAGCCGGGCCCGCGCGAACCGGCCGTCGTGCGTCGCCTCCGACCTCGCGCTCCTCGACGTCTCCGAGGCCATCGCCGCCGACTGGGCGGCCCTGGGCGTTCACGGTTCGTTCCTCGCCCGCAGCATCGACACCGGAGAACAACTCGGCTTCGACGTTCACGACGCCATACCGCTCGCCTCGGTGGTCAAGGTCCCCCTCGCCCTGGTCGTCCTGCACCACATCGCGACCGGGACGCTGGACGCGGCTCGCCCCGTGACGGTCGACCCGGCCACCGGCAGCGTCGGCCCCACCGGACTGGCGGCCTTCCGCCACCCGGCCACCGTGGCCGTCGGTGACCTGGTCTACCTGATGCTCTCGGTGAGCGACAACGCCAGCGGCGACGCCCTGTTCGACCTCGTCCCCGTCGAGGAGGTCGACGTCCAGCTGCGCACCTGGGGTTGTACCGACGTACGGGTACGACACCGGCTCGACCACATGTACCGCTGTGCCGCCGGCGCCGCCGGGAACGACTTCTCCCTCGCGCAGGAGCTGGCAATCCGGGACGACCACACCGGGCGGCACACCATCGAGACGCTCGATCCGGCACACGCCAACACCGGCACCGCCGACGCACTCGTCGACCTGTTGCAGCGCGTGTGGCGCGACGACATCGCCCATCCCGCCGCTACCGCCGAACTCCGCCGACTGATGGGACTACAGGTCTTCACCCACCGCCTGGCCGGCGAACTGCGGGCCGACACCCTCCGCGTGAGCGGCAAGACCGGGACCTTCCTCCACCTACGGCACGAGATCGGCGTGGTGGAGGCCGAATCCGGCCACCGGGTGGCCATCGCCGCGCTCACCCGCTCCGACCGCCGGGCCAACCTGGCTCCGGACATCGACCTCGCCATCGGCACCGCCGCCCGACTGGCCTTCGAGGCCCTGCGGCGCTGAGGCCCACCCGCCCGTGAGGGCTGAGGCCCACCCGCCCATCAGGTGGGCCGAGAACCGCTTGACGGGAGACCGCTCTCGTCCAGCTGAGACGAGCGACGGAAGTCCGCGGCCGCGGCGGCTGAGGATCAGGGACGGTCCAGGCCCCACGTCTGCAGGGCATAGGGCCGCCCCTTCTCCTCCCCCTTTATCAGCGGCACGTCGAGCAGACTGAAGCCCGTTCGGGTGGCCACAGCGACGCTGGCGTCGTTTTCGGCCTCCAGCTCCAAGATCACGCGCTCCACGCCCAGTTGCTCGAAGGCATACCCGGCCATCACCCGCACAGCCCGCGCCGCCAACCCCTGCCCGCGATGCGCCGGGCCAACCGCGTAGCCGAGCTCAGTGCCCTCGGGGGCGCGCCGCAGCATCACCTCACCGAGCGGTGCGCCACCGTCGACGGTGATGGCGAGCAGGATGGCCGTGCCCTCCGCCCGCAGCTGCCGATCCCGCTCCAGCCGTGTGCGGGCGGCAGCTTCGTCGAAAGGGGAGACGATCGGCGTCCAGTACGCGATGTCGGGGTGGTCGAACAGCTCCGGCATCGCGGCCAGGTCCGCCTCCGTCCAGTCACGCAGCACGAGACCCTCCCCCGCGAGCTCGATCCGCGCGGGAAAGGATGACGTGGTGCTGCTCATGCTGGGTGACCTCCCTGGCCTGTTCAGGACGAGGCAGAATAACCGGAGCAGTCATCGACCGGACCTGGACCCCGCCCCCGGGGAGGTCCTCGCCTCCTCCCTCTGCCACCACATGGCGGTGGCCTACTCGCGTGGTGAGGACCTGGAAGTCCCCCATGCCTCCTGCCCGCCGGATGACCGCTCTGCCGCAGTGAGCCGGATCAGGCGGTGATCGAGTGCCGGCACGCAGCCGCGTTCACCGATGAGCGGCCAGCACTGCCGCGAGGCCCTCTTGTAGATCTCTGACGAAATACTCGGGGACCTCCAGCGACGGGAAATGTCCCCCGGCTTCGGCCGACCTCCATCGGACGATGTGCCGGTACCGCTCCTGTGCCCAGGGGCGCGGGCACTTCTCGATATCGTGCGGATACACAATGATTGCCGACGGGACGTCGACCCGAAGTTCGGGGTCGAGCGCGAGGTGGCTCTCGTAGTAGATGCGGGCCGACGACGCACCGGTCCGCGTCAGCCAGTACAGGGTGACGTTGTCCAGAACCCTGTCCATGGAAATCGTCTCGAACGGGCTGTCTTCGGTATCCGTCCACTCGGCGAACTTGTCCAGGATCCAGGCGAGAAGCCCGACTGGTGAGTCGACGAGCGAGTAACCGATGGTCTGCGGTCGGGTCGCCTGTTGCTTCGCGAACGCCGCGCGGCCGCTGTCCCAGAAATCGCGGGTTTCCTCGGTCCATGTGCGCTCGGCCGCCGTCAGCCCGTCCGTTGACAAACCGGGCGGTGCCTGCGCGGTCGTTGTGTGGATGCCGAGAACGTGCGCCGGGAACCTGCCGCCGAGGACCGTGGTGAT is a genomic window of Streptomyces gilvosporeus containing:
- a CDS encoding VOC family protein, producing the protein MDVLFLTSVAVVVADPPVSRKLFIETLDLPLEGEGNGYYSSGNVAGSKHFGLWPLSEAAEACFGTAQWPTDRVVPQASIEFEVANAEAVTAAGAELQRAGFELVHQARTEPWGQTVARLLTADGLIVGISYAPSLHESQGDQHPG
- a CDS encoding pYEATS domain-containing protein, coding for MKDWIPFFQSLIWPIVVLALAFKFRAGLGRLIEAINSRVEGGDSFEAGASGIKLGPSSPQTPVGVEPQPGAQPVPQVPPPLAEPAEAPPDAAPSVHLVHSAQRDSAVDRNGYLYFRLRIALEGDTDSDLDRVDKVVYHLHPTFRDPDRVVTNRSTGFELTTAAWGTFNLTADVYVKGSSEPTRLERYLNF
- a CDS encoding AAA family ATPase; the protein is MSGAVLPVLWLCGPPGVGKTTVAWALYSDLAQAGIETAFVDIDQLGICYPEPAADPGRHRMKARNLDAVVAGFRAAGTRCLIVSGVVDSGQGVLIDQMPQAAVTVCRLRADRDVLRQRFTDRGGPAELIDEVLREADSLDAGTFAHACVDTSDLTVNEVARRVRERTCGWPTLAPGGSVDTLASTAVAADRAPDLSRTSARVSPGVEGPVLWLCGATGVGKSTVGFEVYRRVLRAGITAAYLDLDQLGFCRPVPGGDPGNHRAKARNLSAVWRSYRAAGAQCLITTGPVEDRSEVTAYADALPAAELTLCRLHAGREQLTQRVMLRGRGGSWAQPGDPLRGQSTPQLLRIADHAVASAAALEDAGIGEVRIDTDGHTVEQVADAVLADVALPGLSTS
- the bla gene encoding class A beta-lactamase; this encodes MTSATPTPLPRRGVFKAGLALSTAAILPAVVPPHASAAPGPRGTEATLRDLERQYGARLGVFARNVRNGRVVAHRAGERFAMCSTFKTFAAAAVLREHGRCAPLDKVIHYPARDILPNSPITEQHVDTGMTVGALCAAAIRYSDNAAGNLLLRQTGGPGGLTDFFRSIGDPVSRLDRWETDLNAAVPGDPRDTTTPQAIGRSLERVTLGRALDEAGRRHLVTWLKGNTTSGERFRAGLPGDWIVADKTGTGDYASANDIGVAWTTEKTPIVLVVLSSKPARDATVDNALIADAARVLARALAPGE
- a CDS encoding LysR family transcriptional regulator — its product is MDLLAHLEAYVAAVDEASFSRAADRLGIAQPLLSRRIKTLEEHYGGLLFDRSRRQVTTTDFGVLLLPYAQDVLDRAERLWQIAESARCSAVRTVAVPAACHPAALARIIRAGTEHGIPLGVRELPPGERESGLADGSLAYALLRVAPEDAALRVPLGLATATPSGTLDDAPPAPAGARHPRPRAVHLEDLRPRRDRGAPSALPILTTAEDCVPHGQDRLSRAAARSGLPVGRIRPAGAIAGALAEMLAGRVALLCSEPFARRHGASWAPLADTSLHRGYDPGTTRRQPNVARMPDWLVALLASAVGATPTAAPVTAASRAADHDAPSRLAARG
- a CDS encoding serine hydrolase — its product is MSRARANRPSCVASDLALLDVSEAIAADWAALGVHGSFLARSIDTGEQLGFDVHDAIPLASVVKVPLALVVLHHIATGTLDAARPVTVDPATGSVGPTGLAAFRHPATVAVGDLVYLMLSVSDNASGDALFDLVPVEEVDVQLRTWGCTDVRVRHRLDHMYRCAAGAAGNDFSLAQELAIRDDHTGRHTIETLDPAHANTGTADALVDLLQRVWRDDIAHPAATAELRRLMGLQVFTHRLAGELRADTLRVSGKTGTFLHLRHEIGVVEAESGHRVAIAALTRSDRRANLAPDIDLAIGTAARLAFEALRR
- a CDS encoding GNAT family N-acetyltransferase, whose protein sequence is MSSTTSSFPARIELAGEGLVLRDWTEADLAAMPELFDHPDIAYWTPIVSPFDEAAARTRLERDRQLRAEGTAILLAITVDGGAPLGEVMLRRAPEGTELGYAVGPAHRGQGLAARAVRVMAGYAFEQLGVERVILELEAENDASVAVATRTGFSLLDVPLIKGEEKGRPYALQTWGLDRP
- a CDS encoding epoxide hydrolase family protein, whose translation is MPRPTSDVQAFEAHATDADLDDLRARLAAARLPEAETVYRAAPDPRRWEQGVPLADLVDVVNYWRTEYDWRSFEKRLNQIGQFRTTIDGLGIHFLHRRSARADATPLVMTHGWPGSIAEFIDVVDELADPKDADAPAFHVVVPSLPGFGYSDKPATAGWGLEKIAAAWVELMGRLGYSKFVAHGGDWGGPITTVLGGRFPAHVLGIHTTTAQAPPGLSTDGLTAAERTWTEETRDFWDSGRAAFAKQQATRPQTIGYSLVDSPVGLLAWILDKFAEWTDTEDSPFETISMDRVLDNVTLYWLTRTGASSARIYYESHLALDPELRVDVPSAIIVYPHDIEKCPRPWAQERYRHIVRWRSAEAGGHFPSLEVPEYFVRDLQEGLAAVLAAHR